The window CTCTTCCTCCGCTCGCCGACCTGGTCCTCGCGGAGGGGACCTACGGGGACCGCCCCCACCGCCCTTACCGGGAGACGGTCCGGGAGTTCCTGGAGATCCTGGAAAAAACCCTGAGCCAGGGCGGGAAGGTCCTCATCCCCACCTTCGCCGTGGAGCGGGCGCAGGAGATCCTCTACGTCCTCTACACGCACGGCCACCGCCTCCCCCGGGCGCCCATCTACCTGGACTCCCCTATGGCGGGACGGGTCCTCTCCCTTTACCCCAGGTTGGTCCGCTACTTCAGCGAGGAGGTCCAGGCCCACTTCCTCCAGGGGAAGAACCCCTTCCGCCCTGCGGGCCTCGAGGTGGTGGAGCACACCGAGGCCTCCAAGGCCCTAAACCGCGCCCCCGGCCCCATGGTGGTCCTCGCGGGAAGCGGGATGCTCGCGGGGGGGCGGATCCTCCACCACCTCAAGCACGGCCTCTCCGACCCCAGAAACGCCCTCGTTTTCGTGGGCTACCAGCCCCAGGGAGGGCTTGGGGCGGAGATCATCGCCCGCCCCCCCGCCGTGCGGATCCTGGGGGAAGAGGTGCCCTTGCGGGCGAGCGTCCACACCCTGGGCGGCTTCTCCGGCCACGCCGGGCAGGACGAGCTTCTGGACTGGCTTCAGGGCGAGCCCCGCGTGGTCCTGGTCCACGGGGAAGAGGAAAAGCTCCTCGCCCTAGGCAAGCTCCTCGCCCTCCGCGGGCAGGAGGTGAGCCTGGCGCGCTTCGGGGAGGGCGTGCCGGTGTAGGTCACGCCTGGAGCCCCTCGGGCTCCGGGTCCGACCAGGCCAGCTCCACCAGCTGGACGAGCTCCCCCACGGGGACCCCGTAGTCCCGGGCGAGCCGCGTGATCTCCCGCCCGAGGCGGCGGAGGTGGGCCAGGTGGGCCGGGTCCAGGTCCTCGGCCACGTCCATGAGCCAGCCCAAGAGGAACTGGGCCTCCTCGTCGGTGAGGCCCTCGGTGAGCCCCTCGTCTTCCCAGAAAAGCTCCCTAGGATCGCC of the Thermus thermophilus HB8 genome contains:
- a CDS encoding MBL fold metallo-hydrolase; amino-acid sequence: MRIVPFGAAREVTGSAHLLLAGGRRVLLDCGMFQGKEEARNHAPFGFDPKEVDAVLLTHAHLDHVGRLPKLFREGYRGPVYATRATVLLMEIVLEDALKVMDEPFFGPEDVEEALGHLRPLEYGEWLRLGALSLAFGQAGHLPGSAFVVAQGEGRTLVYSGDLGNREKDVLPDPSLPPLADLVLAEGTYGDRPHRPYRETVREFLEILEKTLSQGGKVLIPTFAVERAQEILYVLYTHGHRLPRAPIYLDSPMAGRVLSLYPRLVRYFSEEVQAHFLQGKNPFRPAGLEVVEHTEASKALNRAPGPMVVLAGSGMLAGGRILHHLKHGLSDPRNALVFVGYQPQGGLGAEIIARPPAVRILGEEVPLRASVHTLGGFSGHAGQDELLDWLQGEPRVVLVHGEEEKLLALGKLLALRGQEVSLARFGEGVPV